From one Leguminivora glycinivorella isolate SPB_JAAS2020 chromosome 5, LegGlyc_1.1, whole genome shotgun sequence genomic stretch:
- the LOC125226335 gene encoding inducible metalloproteinase inhibitor protein-like isoform X2 produces the protein MDRYLLFLVIAGFGICGANPLDKGDNDETAIQCSGNEVFSSCTNGGCDARNCSQLGKPVPCVKLRADSCIKGCLCKPGYLRAASGKCVEEAECHKACGVDETKHYCPADCASDYCPKGPKTVACARPNVCPPPQCKCRFNHRRAENGTCIPTRECPPFKCVKPNEEYHPCPPVCPNGSCRQATPSGNCPPIRGSIGRVLECNPSCRCKKGYFWNEDKVCVPYNQCPGKSDSNASE, from the exons ATGGACAGATaccttttatttttagttattgcTGGATTTGGTATTTGTGGGGCTAATCCTTTAGATAAGGGGGACAACGATGAAACAG CTATACAGTGCAGTGGCAACGAAGTGTTCTCTTCATGCACCAACGGGGGCTGTGATGCCCGCAACTGTAGTCAGCTTGGGAAGCCCGTACCCTGTGTTAAGTTGCGAGCAGACAGCTGCATCAAGGGATGTCTGTGCAAACCGGGATATTTGAGAGCGGCAAGCGGAAAGTGTGTGGAAGAGGCAGAATGTCATAAGG CATGCGGTGTCGACGAAACAAAACACTACTGCCCAGCTGACTGCGCCTCCGACTATTGCCCAAAGGGCCCGAAGACCGTGGCTTGCGCTCGCCCGAATGTCTGTCCCCCGCCCCAGTGCAAGTGCAGATTCAACCACCGTCGTGCTGAGAATGGAACTTGCATACCTACACGCGAATGCC CCCCATTCAAATGCGTCAAGCCCAACGAAGAATACCACCCCTGCCCACCGGTCTGTCCAAACGGCTCCTGCAGGCAGGCCACGCCGTCAGGAAACTGTCCTCCAATCCGTGGAAGCATTGGCAGAGTGCTGGAATGTAACCCGAGCTGCCGCTGCAAGAAGGGCTACTTCTGGAACGAGGACAAAGTTTGCGTGCCTTACAATCAATGCC CTGGCAAAAGCGACTCCAATGCTTCGGAATAA
- the LOC125226335 gene encoding zonadhesin-like isoform X1, giving the protein MEGYSVLFIIGMSLCGIRSLDTPEVDGLERKCVDNEEYNACTNGGCKARNCSQLGKPIPCVRLDPKFCQRGCVCSEGYLRDEDGVCVKKSQCEEAIQCSGNEVFSSCTNGGCDARNCSQLGKPVPCVKLRADSCIKGCLCKPGYLRAASGKCVEEAECHKACGVDETKHYCPADCASDYCPKGPKTVACARPNVCPPPQCKCRFNHRRAENGTCIPTRECPPFKCVKPNEEYHPCPPVCPNGSCRQATPSGNCPPIRGSIGRVLECNPSCRCKKGYFWNEDKVCVPYNQCPGKSDSNASE; this is encoded by the exons ATGGAAGGTTATTCAGTGCTGTTTATTATTGGTATGAGTCTTTGTGGGATTCGTTCTTTGGATACGCCGGAAGTTGATGGATTAG AGCGAAAATGCGTTGACAACGAAGAATACAATGCTTGCACAAACGGTGGATGCAAAGCCCGCAACTGTTCCCAACTCGGCAAACCGATTCCTTGCGTGAGGCTCGACCCCAAATTCTGCCAGCGGGGATGTGTCTGCAGCGAGGGATACCTGAGGGACGAGGACGGCGTGTGTGTGAAAAAGAGTCAGTGTGAAGAAG CTATACAGTGCAGTGGCAACGAAGTGTTCTCTTCATGCACCAACGGGGGCTGTGATGCCCGCAACTGTAGTCAGCTTGGGAAGCCCGTACCCTGTGTTAAGTTGCGAGCAGACAGCTGCATCAAGGGATGTCTGTGCAAACCGGGATATTTGAGAGCGGCAAGCGGAAAGTGTGTGGAAGAGGCAGAATGTCATAAGG CATGCGGTGTCGACGAAACAAAACACTACTGCCCAGCTGACTGCGCCTCCGACTATTGCCCAAAGGGCCCGAAGACCGTGGCTTGCGCTCGCCCGAATGTCTGTCCCCCGCCCCAGTGCAAGTGCAGATTCAACCACCGTCGTGCTGAGAATGGAACTTGCATACCTACACGCGAATGCC CCCCATTCAAATGCGTCAAGCCCAACGAAGAATACCACCCCTGCCCACCGGTCTGTCCAAACGGCTCCTGCAGGCAGGCCACGCCGTCAGGAAACTGTCCTCCAATCCGTGGAAGCATTGGCAGAGTGCTGGAATGTAACCCGAGCTGCCGCTGCAAGAAGGGCTACTTCTGGAACGAGGACAAAGTTTGCGTGCCTTACAATCAATGCC CTGGCAAAAGCGACTCCAATGCTTCGGAATAA